One window from the genome of Bradyrhizobium xenonodulans encodes:
- a CDS encoding adenylosuccinate synthase, whose protein sequence is MANVVVVGAQWGDEGKGKIVDWLSEQADIVARFQGGHNAGHTLVINGETYKLALLPSGVLRPSKLAVIGNGVVFDAQAFLDEVAKLRGQGVAVGPENLRVAENVTLILPLHRELDALRESSNSTTAIGTTRRGIGPAYEDKVGRRAIRLMDLADLDTLPHKIDRLLAHHNALRRGLNLPEFDGEEILKELSALAPQLLPYAETVWRLLDQERRAGKRILFEGAQGALLDVDHGTYPYVTSSNTVAAQAATGTGIGPSGVGYVLGICKAYTTRVGQGPFPTELLNEIGEEIGRRGREFGVNTGRKRRCGWFDAVLVRQTVRTCGINGLALTKLDILDGFDSIEVCTGYKLDGKEIDHFPAGEGAQARVEPIYETIEGWKEPTANARSWAQLPAQAIKYVRRIEELVGCPVALLSTSPEREDTILVQNPFEA, encoded by the coding sequence ATGGCCAATGTTGTCGTCGTCGGCGCCCAGTGGGGCGACGAAGGAAAGGGCAAGATCGTCGACTGGTTGTCGGAGCAGGCGGACATCGTCGCGCGCTTCCAGGGCGGCCATAATGCCGGCCACACGCTGGTCATCAACGGCGAGACCTACAAGCTCGCGCTGTTGCCCTCGGGCGTGCTGCGCCCGTCGAAACTGGCGGTGATCGGCAACGGCGTGGTGTTCGATGCGCAGGCCTTCCTCGACGAGGTCGCCAAGCTGCGCGGGCAGGGCGTCGCGGTCGGCCCGGAGAATCTGCGCGTCGCGGAGAACGTCACCCTGATCCTGCCGTTGCATCGCGAGCTCGACGCCTTGCGCGAAAGCTCCAACTCGACGACCGCGATCGGCACCACCCGTCGCGGCATCGGACCGGCCTATGAGGACAAGGTCGGCCGCCGCGCGATTCGGCTGATGGACCTCGCCGACCTCGACACGCTCCCCCACAAGATCGACCGGCTGCTGGCCCACCACAACGCACTCCGCCGCGGCCTCAACCTGCCTGAGTTCGACGGCGAGGAGATCCTGAAGGAGCTGAGCGCGCTTGCGCCCCAGCTTCTGCCCTATGCCGAGACCGTGTGGCGTCTGCTCGATCAGGAGCGGCGCGCCGGCAAGCGCATTCTGTTCGAGGGCGCGCAGGGCGCGCTGCTCGACGTCGACCACGGCACCTATCCCTACGTCACCTCCTCGAACACTGTGGCGGCGCAGGCCGCGACAGGAACGGGCATCGGCCCGAGCGGGGTCGGTTACGTGCTCGGTATCTGCAAGGCCTATACGACGCGGGTCGGCCAGGGTCCGTTTCCGACCGAGCTTCTGAACGAGATCGGCGAGGAGATCGGCCGTCGCGGCCGCGAGTTCGGGGTCAATACCGGACGCAAGCGCCGTTGCGGCTGGTTCGACGCGGTGCTGGTCCGCCAGACCGTCCGGACCTGCGGCATCAACGGCCTGGCGCTGACCAAGCTGGACATCCTCGACGGCTTCGATTCGATCGAGGTCTGCACCGGCTACAAGCTCGACGGCAAGGAGATCGACCATTTCCCGGCCGGCGAGGGCGCCCAGGCCCGGGTCGAGCCGATCTACGAGACCATCGAGGGCTGGAAAGAGCCGACCGCCAATGCACGGTCCTGGGCCCAGCTGCCGGCCCAGGCCATCAAATATGTCCGCCGGATCGAGGAATTGGTGGGGTGCCCGGTCGCACTGCTTTCCACCAGCCCCGAACGCGAAGATACTATCCTCGTGCAAAACCCGTTTGAGGCTTAA